AATCGAGCCGGCGGCGAGGAGGACCGCCGCCGCCAGCAGCGCCGCCAAACCGGCGGCCACCCGCCTGTCGTCTTTTTCCTTGAGCGAAGAAAAGATAACATGGAACAGCAAGCCCCCGTCCAGCTTTGCCAGCGGCAGGAGGTTGGAAATGGCGAGGATCCCGCCCGCCGTGAGCAGATCCTTCCCGAATTGAGCGGCCGATCCGGAAAAGGCGCTGCGCATCAGGGATCCGGCAAGCATCAGAAGGATATTGGCCGTGACGCCGGCCTGGAGCAACCAGGCCACCGCGTTCCAGGGAAGCGAGTCACTTTTCCGTTTCTCCTCCCGGTCGAGAGGGGCCGCCGCGGCGCCCAAAGGCAACAGCCACCAGATCCGGCTGCGGATTCCGTTCCGCCGGAACACGAATAGGTGCCCGAGTTCGTGGAACAGCATCTGCAGCAGCAGCGCCAGCGAGAGGCGGAACGCCTCGGCGAGATCGCGCAAGGGCAGCCAGCAACAGGCCGTGAAGAGCGCGAGGAACAACAGCGGGGAGAGCGCCTGAATCCACGCAGCCCGCCGGCGGTCGATCATGCGCCAGACGAAGTCCGCCCCGCGGTTTTTTTCGCCGGCGGAACCGCTCCGATCATAGGCAAGGTTCTTCGGAATCGTCATGGGAGGATTGGGGATGCGCCCCCGGCCCGCCGGACGTCAGACGTTCACCCTGGAAGCGAATTCCGGCACGCCCGGAACGCCGGGCCGGATGCGAAACACGGCGCCGGCTCCTTGCCCCTCTTCCGCCTTCGCCTTCCCGTCGAGCGCGGTGGTGACGAAGGCCGTTTCGTAGGAATCCCCTCCGAAGGCGACGCTGGAAACCTTGCGGGCGGGAAAGTCGAACCGCGCGACTTCGACCGCGTCGGGCGAATAGCGGAACAGGGCGGAGCCGTTCCAGCGCGCGGACCAGACAAACCCCTGCGAATCCACCGTCAGCCCGTCCGGCGATCCCAGGTTCTCCGGCGTCTCAAGCCAGACCCGCTGCCGGCTCAGATTCCCCGTCCCTTCATCGTAGTCGAAGAGATAAATCCGGCGGGCGCGTGAATCGGTGAAATACATCCCGGTGCGGTCCGGAGTGAATCCCATGCCGTTCGGGGTGCCGAGGTCTTCGAGGATCCCGTGCAACGATCCGTCCGGATCCAGCCGGTACAGGCGGCCGCCGTGCGCCGCGGTCGACATCGTCCCGCAGAACACCCGGCCGCGCGGGTCGGCAATCACGTCGTTGAAGCGGCCATCCTCCTCACCGGCGGTTTCCCGGCGCAGGTATGTCAACTCGCCGGCGTTCCAGCGGGCGATCGCCCCACGGGCCATGAACAACAGCAGGGCGCCGTCGGCCTGGATGGTAAACCCGCCGACCGGCTCCCCGCGCCGACACTCCTCCCACTTCCCGTCAGCCGGATCCAATCGGTACAGCTTTCCGCGGGGGATATCCGTCCAATACAACCGGCGCTCGGCGGGATGCCAAAGCGGGTTTTCGGCGATGTCGAACTGTCCATCGGCAATCCGTTCAGGCTGCATGCCACCCTCCCATTGGCGGAATTGCTGTCCGGCCGGATTCTACCCGAAGGCGGTTTCAGCCGGGTGAACCGCGATTCTCCAAACAATCCTGGGCGGGGTCCATGACAGACGCTCTTCCCCCGACCAAGGCAGTCCTCCCGACCGCCTTTGGACGGCTTTTCGAACTGTTTTTTTCGCGAAAAACGGCCGACCCGCAAACCGCCCGCAAAAAGCATCCTGGGGCCTTGACAGGAAAAACGAAATAGAGTACTCTATGTTATAGAGTACTCTATTGGAGGCTTCATGGATATTGACCGTTCCGCTGCCGAATCCGCACTGGCATCCATTCGCGAGGCGGAAAACCAGATGAACCGGGCCCAGAGCGCCTCGGGCGGAGCCTATCAGATGATCATCTGGGGCACTGTCATGATGATCGGATACACGCTGACCCAGTTCGCCGACCGGCTGCCGGTCGCGCTGGTCGCCGGGCCCTGGATCGTGATGAGCACCCTCGGAAACATCCTCTCCGTGATGGTCAACGTCCGGCGGGCCCGCAAATTCCTCAACCCGTACGGCGCCCGGCTCGGATTCTTATATGCGGTTTTCCTCCTGTTCGGGGTAGTGGGCGCGTTCTTCGTCCATCCGTCCGACCCGCGGGAAATCAACCTGCTGGTGTATCTGATGACCATGCTGTGGATGGCGGCGATGGGGCTGTGGGTCGACCTGCGTCTGTTGTGGGTTTCCCTGGCCTTCACCGCCCTGATGCTGTTCGGCTACCTCGTCCTGCCGGATTACTTCTTCCTCTGGCTGGCATTGGTGGGCGGGGGCGCGCTGATCGGCAGCGGTTTGCTGCTGTTGCGCGGGAGAGCCTAGCAATGGCCGAACTCGACGAGATCATCCATCAGCCTGTGCGCCTGCGCCTGATGGCGGCCCTGGTGGCGATCCGGACCGGGGAAAGCGCGGAATTCACCTTCCTGCGCGACCTGCTGGGCGTGACCGACGGCAACCTGGGCGCCCACCTCCGCAAGCTGGAGGAAGCCGGCTACATCGAACTGACCAAGAAGTTCGTCGACCGTAAGCCGCGCACCTACGCCGCCGCCACCGCCACGGGACGCAAGGTGTTCCGCAACCAGGTGGAGGCGCTGGAGGAAATCATCCAAGGCGCGGCCGGCGCAAAGGGAAAACAACGATGAACCAGATTATTGGTGGGATCTTCGGGAAAGGAGAAACCGTTATGCAGGCAAAAGCGGGTTAATCCCAGGCTCCCTCCGTCTCTTCGATACCATAAATCCGGTTGTGCTCGGCGCGATCCGCGGTGGTTTCCACCCCGGCAGGATACCCGTCGCCGAATCCAGAAAGGAAAAAGCCGTGAACAATGTCCTTGAAGTCCGCCACCTTCGAAAAACGTACGCCAAAACCGTCGCCGTCGACGATCTCTCCCTCGAGGTGCGGGCGGGCGAGATCTTCGGTATGGTCGGCCCCAACGGCGCCGGCAAGACGACCACGATCGAATGCCTGGAGGGCCTGCGCCGACCCGACCGCGGAGAGATCCGCGTCCTGGGTTTGGATCCGGTCCGCCAGGAGCGGGAACTCCGCTACGTCATCGGCACCCAACTGCAGAAATCGCAGCTGCCGGACCAACTGACAGTCGGCGAAATCCTCGACTTGTTCGCCTCCTTCTACCCCGATCCGGCGCCCTGGCCGGAACTGCTGGCCCGCCTCGGCCTGGCGGAAAAGCGCAACGCCTGGTTCTCCAAACTCTCCGGCGGCCAGCAGCAGCGCGTCTTCATCGCCCTGGCGCTGATCAACCGGCCGAAGCTTGTGTTTCTCGACGAACTGACCACCGGGCTCGATCCGCAGGCGCGGCGCAGCATCTGGGACCTGGTGCGCGACGTGCGCGACGGCGGCTGCACGGTCTTCCTGACCACGCACTTCATGGAGGAAGCCGAAACGCTGTGCGACCGCGTGGCGATCATCGACCGCGGAAAAATCGTGGCCCTCGAAACCCCCGCCGCGCTGGTGGCCGATCTCGGATCCGAGGCCCGGGTCCTGTTCAAGACCCGCAACGCGCTCGATCCGCAGGCGCTGAAGGCGCTCGACGGTGCGACCCGCGTGGAGCGGGACGGGGACGAAGTCATCGTCTACGGAAGGGCTCCCCGGCCGGGCGAGCCGGCGCTGATCGGCGCGGTGGTGAACTGGCTCTCGGCGCAGGGCGCCGCTTACAGCGACATCCGGATGGAACAACCAAACCTCGAAGACGTGTTTCTGCAGTTGACCGGCCGCGCGATGCGCGACTGACGGAGGACAGCATGAAAAGCTTCTGGAAACTCACCCTCGCGGAATGCAAAATCTATTTCCGCTTCCCGATCGCCGCCTTCTTCACCCTCGGCCTGCTGCCGATGATCCTGCTGATCCTCGGCGCGGTCTTCACCAACGACCCCAATCCGCAGTTCGGCGGGAGAGGGTTTCTGGATTGGGCGGTGCCTGGGTTCATCGCCATCGTGATCGCGATGAGCGCGCTCTTAGCGCTGCCGATGGCCCTCACCACCTACCGCGAGCGCGGCATCCTGCGCCGCTACCGCGCCACGCCGGTCAGCCCGGCGGCCGTGCTCGGCGCCCAGCTGGTGTTGCAGTTCGCGATGACGATCCTCGGAATGCTGCTTCTGATCCTGATCGGCAAGCTGTTTTTCCATCTGCGCTTCGAAGGCAACATCGCCAGCGTCGTCGCCGCCTTCACCCTCGGCTGCCTGAGTTTCTTTTCGATCGGGATGATTCTGGGCGGCGTGATGCCCAACACGCGCACCGGCACCATCATCGGCAACGTCCTGCTGCAGCCGATGCTCTACCTCTCCGGAGTCATCTTCCCCAAGGAGGTGATGTCGGAAGGGATGCAGAAGGCCATCCGCTTCAATCCGCTCACCCACGTGGCGGCGCTGCTGCAGGGGTTGTGGAGGGGGGACGCCTGGTCGGAGTATCAGATGGAGGTGCTGGTTCTGGGCGCGGTCATGGTCGTGGCCGGGGTCATCGCGGTGCTGGTGTTCCGCTGGGAGTGA
The genomic region above belongs to Anaerolineales bacterium and contains:
- a CDS encoding ABC transporter permease; translated protein: MKSFWKLTLAECKIYFRFPIAAFFTLGLLPMILLILGAVFTNDPNPQFGGRGFLDWAVPGFIAIVIAMSALLALPMALTTYRERGILRRYRATPVSPAAVLGAQLVLQFAMTILGMLLLILIGKLFFHLRFEGNIASVVAAFTLGCLSFFSIGMILGGVMPNTRTGTIIGNVLLQPMLYLSGVIFPKEVMSEGMQKAIRFNPLTHVAALLQGLWRGDAWSEYQMEVLVLGAVMVVAGVIAVLVFRWE
- a CDS encoding ABC transporter ATP-binding protein gives rise to the protein MNNVLEVRHLRKTYAKTVAVDDLSLEVRAGEIFGMVGPNGAGKTTTIECLEGLRRPDRGEIRVLGLDPVRQERELRYVIGTQLQKSQLPDQLTVGEILDLFASFYPDPAPWPELLARLGLAEKRNAWFSKLSGGQQQRVFIALALINRPKLVFLDELTTGLDPQARRSIWDLVRDVRDGGCTVFLTTHFMEEAETLCDRVAIIDRGKIVALETPAALVADLGSEARVLFKTRNALDPQALKALDGATRVERDGDEVIVYGRAPRPGEPALIGAVVNWLSAQGAAYSDIRMEQPNLEDVFLQLTGRAMRD
- a CDS encoding transcriptional regulator, coding for MAELDEIIHQPVRLRLMAALVAIRTGESAEFTFLRDLLGVTDGNLGAHLRKLEEAGYIELTKKFVDRKPRTYAAATATGRKVFRNQVEALEEIIQGAAGAKGKQR
- a CDS encoding SMP-30/gluconolactonase/LRE family protein; this translates as MQPERIADGQFDIAENPLWHPAERRLYWTDIPRGKLYRLDPADGKWEECRRGEPVGGFTIQADGALLLFMARGAIARWNAGELTYLRRETAGEEDGRFNDVIADPRGRVFCGTMSTAAHGGRLYRLDPDGSLHGILEDLGTPNGMGFTPDRTGMYFTDSRARRIYLFDYDEGTGNLSRQRVWLETPENLGSPDGLTVDSQGFVWSARWNGSALFRYSPDAVEVARFDFPARKVSSVAFGGDSYETAFVTTALDGKAKAEEGQGAGAVFRIRPGVPGVPEFASRVNV